A genomic window from Sulfurimonas paralvinellae includes:
- a CDS encoding porin, protein MKNTKLSLALAGILACSSASFADDREDIAQLKKEIAELKETTQSLIDETSDLKTGFNYTTVDTDKSHSGLGAAASKVYYSKSPLSIGGYGEMYYSTTNSDDDTEDSSETQVKRLITYLGYKFSDNIILNTEIEYEGGGVTASGGGDEVVVEFMYIDFLMNKNYNFRVGNMLMPVGLTNQRHEPTLFTTVQRPQTAYYLIPTTWNESGAMIYGEITEGLEYKLAGVSALQPDDTAGAKWLRKGRGSSFEVKNPGFAGVARLDYTGINGLLVGASVYNDSKITMWDAHMNYENSGARLYGTYTQTKRSDTTAAQVKEMSGGYINASFDLLTLTSYNKKLPVFIQYERVNPQEKLADGTTNSAINTTTVGINFFPHEQVVLKMDYAMADNDFANTGTNADTFSISMGFIF, encoded by the coding sequence ATGAAAAATACAAAATTATCACTGGCTCTTGCCGGTATACTAGCATGTAGTAGTGCATCTTTTGCGGATGACAGAGAAGATATTGCACAGTTAAAAAAAGAGATAGCCGAGTTGAAAGAGACAACACAGTCGCTTATTGATGAGACAAGTGACCTTAAAACAGGTTTTAACTACACAACGGTAGATACAGACAAGTCACATAGCGGTCTTGGAGCTGCTGCTTCAAAGGTTTACTACTCTAAATCACCGCTTAGTATCGGGGGATATGGTGAGATGTACTACTCTACGACAAATTCGGATGATGACACAGAGGATAGTTCTGAAACTCAGGTCAAAAGACTTATAACATATCTTGGATACAAATTTTCTGACAATATTATCTTAAATACAGAAATAGAGTACGAAGGCGGCGGCGTGACAGCAAGCGGCGGCGGTGATGAAGTTGTCGTTGAATTTATGTATATAGATTTTTTAATGAACAAGAACTATAACTTCAGAGTTGGAAATATGCTTATGCCTGTAGGTTTAACAAACCAAAGACATGAACCTACACTCTTTACAACTGTTCAACGTCCGCAAACTGCCTATTATTTGATACCTACAACATGGAACGAAAGTGGTGCGATGATTTATGGTGAAATTACGGAGGGCTTAGAGTATAAACTCGCAGGTGTGAGTGCATTGCAGCCGGATGACACAGCGGGTGCAAAATGGCTCAGAAAAGGACGCGGCAGCTCTTTTGAAGTAAAAAATCCTGGTTTTGCCGGTGTAGCACGTCTTGACTATACTGGCATCAACGGTCTTTTGGTCGGTGCCTCTGTTTATAACGACAGCAAAATAACAATGTGGGATGCTCACATGAACTATGAGAACAGTGGAGCGAGACTCTATGGAACATACACGCAGACAAAACGCTCCGACACAACGGCTGCACAAGTAAAAGAGATGAGCGGTGGCTATATCAATGCAAGTTTTGATCTGTTAACTCTTACTTCATATAATAAAAAACTTCCTGTTTTTATTCAGTATGAGCGTGTAAACCCACAAGAAAAACTGGCTGACGGGACAACAAATAGTGCTATCAATACAACAACCGTAGGTATCAACTTCTTTCCTCACGAGCAGGTAGTCTTAAAAATGGATTATGCAATGGCAGACAATGATTTTGCCAATACAGGCACAAATGCGGATACGTTTAGTATCTCGATGGGCTTTATTTTTTAG
- a CDS encoding FMN-binding protein, with product MKYILLLSLLIFSLTDSLSAKVLVSPIDAMKENYSQTAVITKKNILLSGEQFKKIQSTAKAKLTTKIYRIYVAKEKGKTLGYGILINHKVRSKNAVVMYLITKGKLLGIEIIAFNEPHEYIPSKTWQEQFQNIPTDKMLHLSRDIPTITGATLSARSVTESSRIAFAIYNELLKGK from the coding sequence ATGAAATATATTCTTCTCCTATCCCTGCTCATTTTTTCTCTCACAGATTCTCTATCGGCGAAAGTTCTTGTTTCTCCGATAGATGCCATGAAAGAGAACTATTCACAAACAGCAGTTATTACTAAAAAGAACATCCTGCTTTCAGGCGAGCAGTTTAAAAAGATACAATCAACTGCAAAGGCGAAACTAACGACAAAGATCTACCGCATTTATGTCGCAAAGGAGAAAGGAAAAACTTTAGGTTATGGTATATTGATCAATCATAAAGTCCGTTCCAAGAATGCTGTTGTTATGTACCTTATCACTAAAGGTAAACTGCTCGGCATCGAGATCATCGCTTTTAACGAACCGCACGAATATATTCCAAGTAAAACATGGCAGGAGCAGTTTCAAAACATTCCGACAGATAAAATGCTGCATCTCTCACGCGACATTCCTACCATTACGGGAGCAACTCTGAGTGCTAGAAGTGTTACAGAAAGCTCACGCATCGCATTTGCCATATACAATGAACTCTTAAAAGGAAAATAG
- a CDS encoding multiheme c-type cytochrome translates to MKKFTLLLSLLLTSVSLWSASQTKVCQKCHPLIYKEYYNSIHRKSSLQNDMIYKAIFEKEHADKQKCANCHSPSATDKLQAKEEPISCIYCHTITDVKENDTSNQNMLSGKKKDFYTAEVSKKNESKVKFETTSSFFGLIKNAKNSPYHQIEYNNENYYNGNVCMGCHSHVNNEHGFDVIMLDAYIDKKDKETCISCHMPKIMGSKTTLRDTKTHAYHGMAGVHNMSKSLGKYIDISAEKNKNGFVIQIKNQANHALFGQAYREGVLQVSISRKGKTITLKPFIFKRTFTKNGKASLPFEATDVLKDTLIYAKKSIEYDTKLQQGDLMTVTLGFRLISEEAAKVLGLKNDKKLTEIKILKTELFQF, encoded by the coding sequence ATGAAAAAATTTACACTCCTGTTATCACTACTTCTTACAAGCGTTTCTTTATGGTCGGCATCACAAACAAAAGTATGCCAAAAATGTCACCCTCTCATCTATAAAGAGTATTACAACTCCATACATAGAAAATCATCACTGCAAAACGATATGATCTATAAAGCCATATTTGAAAAAGAGCATGCCGATAAACAAAAATGTGCAAACTGTCACTCACCGAGTGCAACAGACAAATTACAGGCAAAAGAAGAACCTATCTCCTGTATCTACTGCCATACGATCACAGATGTTAAAGAGAATGATACAAGCAATCAAAACATGCTCAGCGGCAAGAAAAAGGATTTTTATACTGCCGAAGTTTCCAAGAAAAATGAATCGAAGGTCAAATTTGAAACAACAAGCTCCTTTTTCGGTCTTATAAAAAACGCAAAAAACTCCCCTTACCATCAAATAGAGTATAACAATGAAAACTACTACAACGGCAATGTCTGCATGGGATGTCACTCTCACGTGAACAATGAGCACGGTTTTGATGTCATCATGCTCGATGCTTACATTGACAAAAAAGACAAAGAGACCTGCATCTCCTGTCATATGCCAAAGATTATGGGCTCAAAAACAACACTGAGAGATACAAAGACACATGCCTACCATGGTATGGCAGGTGTACATAATATGAGTAAAAGTCTTGGGAAGTACATTGACATCAGTGCTGAAAAAAATAAAAACGGTTTTGTCATACAGATAAAAAATCAGGCAAACCACGCACTCTTTGGACAGGCGTACAGAGAAGGTGTTCTTCAGGTAAGCATCTCACGCAAGGGCAAAACCATCACACTAAAACCATTCATATTCAAACGTACATTTACAAAAAACGGCAAAGCTAGCCTGCCGTTTGAAGCGACAGATGTTCTCAAAGACACGCTTATCTATGCAAAAAAGAGTATTGAGTACGACACAAAACTGCAACAAGGCGATTTAATGACAGTCACACTTGGCTTTAGACTTATCTCAGAAGAGGCGGCAAAAGTACTCGGTCTTAAAAATGACAAAAAACTAACCGAAATAAAAATCTTAAAAACAGAGCTATTTCAGTTTTAA
- a CDS encoding FAD:protein FMN transferase, translating to MLRLFALALFLMALQLHAELVARQKVVMGTFVSISVDKQHKELISPAFKLLKKIESSISSFDKNSPIYKLNENRSAKLDNYSYEALQLSLKYYKETDGYFDVAVGSITKDLYHFGEDERIASKKSMQKASTSMDGLLFDKQKAVITDTIKIDLGGMGKGYGIDKVSQFFRNNSVENAVIALSGDIRCIGECKIAVNNPLKNDAALAVFTMCDTAVSTSGNYNRYVGNITHNHLINPKKKNSEQNFISVTLISKLPSATLDAFATAVSVMSLKKAYLFLASQPIAYIILQADKKLVVSKNLQSYVSELKLK from the coding sequence ATGCTTAGGCTGTTTGCCTTGGCTCTTTTTTTAATGGCTTTGCAGCTTCATGCGGAGCTGGTTGCACGGCAAAAAGTTGTAATGGGCACCTTTGTATCCATCTCTGTAGATAAGCAGCACAAAGAGCTTATTTCTCCTGCATTTAAACTGCTGAAAAAGATTGAGTCTTCCATCTCTTCTTTTGACAAAAATTCACCCATTTACAAACTCAATGAAAACAGAAGTGCCAAACTTGACAACTACAGCTATGAGGCTTTGCAACTTTCTTTAAAATATTACAAAGAGACGGACGGTTATTTTGATGTTGCTGTTGGAAGTATTACAAAAGATCTTTATCATTTTGGTGAAGATGAAAGAATTGCATCTAAAAAGTCCATGCAAAAAGCTTCGACATCGATGGATGGGCTTTTGTTTGATAAGCAGAAGGCTGTCATTACCGATACCATCAAGATTGATCTTGGCGGTATGGGGAAGGGCTACGGTATTGACAAAGTAAGTCAGTTTTTTAGAAACAACAGCGTAGAAAATGCGGTAATCGCCCTTAGTGGAGATATCCGTTGCATTGGAGAGTGTAAGATAGCTGTGAACAATCCCTTGAAAAACGATGCTGCGTTAGCAGTTTTTACAATGTGCGACACTGCTGTCAGTACAAGTGGAAATTACAATCGTTATGTCGGTAATATCACACATAATCATCTCATAAACCCAAAAAAGAAAAACTCTGAGCAAAACTTTATCTCAGTGACATTGATCTCAAAATTGCCTTCGGCAACGCTTGATGCCTTTGCAACGGCTGTGAGTGTTATGTCTCTAAAAAAAGCCTACCTATTTTTAGCTTCACAACCAATCGCTTATATTATCTTACAGGCAGATAAAAAGCTTGTTGTGAGCAAAAATCTGCAAAGTTACGTTAGTGAATTAAAACTGAAATAG
- a CDS encoding bifunctional 3,4-dihydroxy-2-butanone 4-phosphate synthase/GTP cyclohydrolase II, which produces MTPNERVLKAIEEIKQGKMVIMCDDEDRENEGDLVYAAAFSTPDHVNFMATHARGLICVALSREIANRLELNPMVSSNTSSYETAFTVSVDAKDALTGISAKERDDTIKILANPISKPDELVRPGHIFPLIAKEGGTLVRTGHTEGSVDLCRLAGLSEAGVICEIIKDNGEMARRDDLDIFAKEHDLHTVFISDIVEYRLANERLVQEVAVEEIEFFGVKVTRHTFEDHDGIKHNAILFYSAGEVANVRVHNVIPDDELLLNQDKYNNLIKSIEYLKQNSGLLVFINKTHHQDNSAPKEFGIGAQIIKSFGISKMNLITSMKATDFVGLSGFGLEVNEVIDI; this is translated from the coding sequence ATGACACCAAATGAGAGAGTTTTAAAAGCGATAGAAGAGATAAAACAGGGTAAGATGGTCATTATGTGTGACGATGAGGATAGAGAGAATGAAGGGGATCTTGTTTATGCTGCGGCATTTTCAACGCCCGATCATGTCAACTTCATGGCAACACATGCACGAGGGCTTATCTGTGTTGCCCTCTCACGTGAGATAGCAAACAGACTTGAACTCAATCCAATGGTGAGTTCGAACACTTCATCGTATGAGACGGCATTTACGGTCTCTGTCGATGCAAAAGATGCGTTGACGGGAATCTCTGCAAAAGAGAGAGATGATACCATTAAAATTTTGGCAAATCCTATCTCCAAACCGGATGAACTTGTACGACCTGGTCATATATTTCCATTAATTGCAAAAGAGGGCGGTACGCTTGTTCGCACAGGACATACGGAAGGTTCTGTTGATCTGTGTCGTCTGGCAGGACTGAGTGAAGCGGGTGTCATTTGTGAGATTATTAAAGACAATGGTGAAATGGCTCGTCGCGATGACTTGGATATTTTTGCAAAAGAGCACGACCTGCATACGGTTTTTATCTCCGATATCGTCGAGTACAGACTTGCAAATGAGCGGCTTGTTCAAGAAGTCGCTGTTGAAGAGATAGAGTTCTTTGGTGTCAAAGTGACACGCCATACATTTGAAGATCATGATGGTATAAAGCACAATGCTATTCTTTTTTACAGTGCAGGAGAGGTTGCGAATGTTCGTGTACATAATGTCATTCCGGATGATGAATTGCTACTCAATCAGGACAAATACAACAATCTTATAAAATCGATTGAATATCTTAAACAAAACAGCGGTCTGCTGGTCTTTATAAACAAGACGCATCATCAGGATAATTCTGCTCCAAAAGAGTTCGGTATCGGTGCGCAGATCATCAAATCTTTTGGTATTTCAAAAATGAATCTTATCACATCAATGAAAGCGACGGACTTTGTCGGTCTCAGCGGTTTTGGACTCGAAGTCAATGAGGTAATAGACATCTAA
- a CDS encoding polysaccharide biosynthesis protein, translating to MILDKRILNVLVIIFLTTLTFLWTFFIFHQEVNWQIIGVVIVLRLLASFMIYKDYSLSWSKATQKTFLIKSIVVVVPLIIYMPLFHGEIRFAFMLSEAMTYLVLISFLMYTYYYLINKSRITKTKTLIIYGAGKAGMKIEEEFRNSEYRVKYFCDDNTVLRGRSIDGIRILSAQELQNKLQGRKYNLLIIAMPSASKEAIQKIYNRFHHSFGSVKILPSLSEVLSDELLSNQLKDISVEDLLARDPKDLDKQAIEKFIKNKKVLITGAGGSIGSELSRQCALFGASKLILLDHSEFNLYQIAEELASANPKLVMQSVVNLEQLEKTFALYQPDIVIHAAAYKHVPLVEENIHEAVVNNVIGTKNVIDCAIKYKAEKFVLISTDKAVRPTNVMGTTKRICELYAQNVDAKDTEIVAVRFGNVLGSSGSVIPKFKAQIQNAGPITVTHPDITRYFMLIPEACELVLQAASIGKGGEIFILDMGEPIKIVDLAKKMIELSGRDDVKIEFSGLRAGEKLYEELLISDNDMQTEYESITVAGKTEYDIEKLSSDIEELVQTTHKIDKLKEIVPEFNHQLN from the coding sequence ATGATTTTAGATAAACGAATACTCAATGTTTTAGTAATTATATTTCTGACAACTCTTACATTCCTTTGGACATTTTTTATATTCCACCAAGAAGTAAACTGGCAGATAATTGGGGTGGTTATTGTACTGAGACTTCTTGCTTCTTTTATGATCTACAAAGATTATTCTCTTTCATGGTCGAAAGCTACACAAAAAACATTTTTAATTAAAAGCATAGTTGTTGTAGTGCCTCTCATTATCTATATGCCTCTCTTTCATGGGGAAATTCGTTTTGCATTTATGCTGAGCGAGGCGATGACTTATCTTGTTTTGATCAGCTTTTTGATGTATACATACTACTATCTCATAAACAAAAGCCGTATTACAAAAACAAAAACGCTTATTATTTACGGTGCCGGAAAAGCAGGCATGAAAATAGAAGAAGAGTTTCGCAACAGCGAATATAGAGTAAAATATTTTTGTGATGATAATACGGTACTGCGGGGGAGAAGCATAGACGGTATTCGGATTCTCTCGGCCCAAGAGTTGCAAAACAAGCTTCAAGGTAGAAAATACAATCTGCTTATCATTGCAATGCCAAGTGCATCCAAGGAAGCTATTCAAAAAATTTACAATAGATTTCATCATTCATTTGGCAGTGTAAAAATTCTGCCGTCTTTGAGTGAAGTGTTAAGTGATGAACTGCTGTCAAATCAATTAAAAGATATCTCTGTTGAAGATCTTTTGGCACGTGATCCAAAAGACTTGGACAAACAGGCTATTGAGAAATTTATAAAAAACAAAAAAGTGCTTATTACAGGTGCAGGCGGAAGTATTGGAAGTGAATTGAGTCGTCAGTGTGCTTTATTTGGTGCAAGTAAGCTTATTCTGCTGGATCACAGTGAGTTTAATTTGTACCAGATAGCAGAAGAACTCGCGAGTGCTAACCCAAAACTTGTAATGCAGTCGGTAGTAAACTTAGAACAACTGGAAAAAACTTTTGCACTGTATCAACCGGATATTGTTATCCATGCAGCTGCTTACAAACATGTACCGCTTGTGGAAGAGAACATTCACGAAGCTGTTGTAAACAATGTGATTGGCACTAAAAATGTGATTGATTGCGCCATCAAATACAAGGCTGAAAAATTTGTTCTTATCTCGACAGATAAAGCGGTGCGTCCTACGAATGTGATGGGGACTACAAAGCGGATATGTGAACTTTATGCGCAGAATGTAGATGCCAAAGATACCGAGATTGTAGCTGTTCGCTTCGGAAACGTTTTGGGAAGCAGTGGAAGTGTCATTCCTAAGTTTAAAGCACAGATTCAAAACGCTGGTCCGATTACCGTTACGCATCCTGATATAACACGCTATTTTATGCTCATCCCTGAGGCGTGTGAACTTGTACTTCAAGCTGCTTCGATCGGAAAAGGCGGGGAAATATTTATACTCGATATGGGAGAACCTATCAAGATAGTCGATCTTGCCAAGAAGATGATAGAACTCAGTGGCAGAGATGATGTAAAAATTGAGTTTAGCGGCCTTAGAGCAGGAGAAAAACTCTATGAAGAGCTTTTGATCAGTGACAATGATATGCAAACAGAGTATGAGTCTATAACAGTGGCCGGAAAAACTGAGTACGACATTGAAAAACTTTCGAGTGATATAGAAGAGCTTGTTCAAACCACTCACAAAATTGATAAACTTAAAGAGATTGTTCCGGAGTTTAATCATCAGCTAAATTGA
- a CDS encoding MraY family glycosyltransferase, producing the protein MIYIVLFLISFTLTYIIKEYALKKSFVAIVNERSSHTVPTPHGGGIAIAVTWFMGLLYLFITDQIDTSLFYALLVGALISIVSFFDDMYELSPKLRLGVQSLVALAGLYFLGGLENLTFGIFEISNPFITSLFAFLLILWFINLTNFIDGINGYVGSEFVFLGLAGLILFHESYFGILSVSVLGFLFWNYNKAKIFMGDVGSTLLGYNIAVFTIYYANQEATNLWVWITLFGVFWFDATYTLIRRKLNKEKLSQAHKKHAYQRLTQAEWSHMKVTNFAILLNLLIFTLVYFIPNIAISFFLTLVLLFTAMNFVNQKKPFE; encoded by the coding sequence TTGATTTATATAGTTTTATTTTTAATCTCTTTTACTCTTACATACATCATAAAAGAGTATGCTCTTAAAAAATCGTTTGTAGCTATCGTAAATGAACGAAGCAGTCATACGGTTCCAACTCCTCATGGTGGAGGGATAGCCATTGCTGTAACATGGTTTATGGGTTTATTGTATCTTTTCATAACAGATCAAATTGATACATCACTGTTTTATGCTCTTCTTGTTGGTGCTTTGATCTCCATTGTGAGTTTTTTTGATGATATGTATGAGTTGAGCCCTAAGTTGAGATTGGGAGTTCAAAGTTTGGTGGCATTGGCCGGGCTTTATTTTTTAGGCGGACTTGAAAATCTTACATTTGGCATCTTTGAAATTTCAAATCCGTTTATTACATCACTTTTCGCATTTTTATTGATTCTATGGTTTATTAATCTTACAAACTTTATAGACGGGATTAACGGCTATGTAGGGAGTGAGTTTGTCTTTTTGGGTTTAGCGGGCTTGATTCTTTTTCATGAGAGTTATTTTGGCATTCTTAGTGTATCTGTTTTAGGGTTTTTGTTTTGGAACTACAACAAAGCAAAGATCTTTATGGGGGATGTCGGGAGTACTCTTTTAGGCTATAACATTGCTGTTTTCACGATTTACTATGCAAATCAAGAAGCTACGAATCTATGGGTATGGATTACACTCTTTGGGGTATTTTGGTTTGATGCGACGTATACTTTAATCAGAAGAAAACTTAACAAAGAAAAACTCTCACAGGCGCATAAAAAGCATGCGTATCAAAGATTAACGCAAGCTGAATGGAGTCATATGAAGGTGACAAACTTCGCTATACTTTTGAACCTTTTGATATTTACACTTGTTTATTTTATACCCAATATAGCGATTAGTTTTTTTCTTACTCTGGTTTTACTTTTTACAGCAATGAACTTTGTTAATCAAAAAAAGCCTTTTGAATAA
- a CDS encoding NAD-dependent epimerase/dehydratase family protein — protein MIDNILITGANGYLGSSFIKQYQNKYTFEKFSLVNQNLEDINFDNIDVVLHCAALVHQKIEYNYDKYYEINVEYPTKLAKLAKQNGIKQFIFISTIAVYGEDEEKLDENTNCNPVTPYGKSKLEAEKKMLELSDDSFIVSIIRPPMVYGKDAPGNIDSLVKLVKKLSIIPLGSIENKRSFVYIQNLCHLIDVVIEQQKSGIFLASDDEPLSTSRLIELIAKNLNKKVYLIKIPFFENFLKIIKSSFHKRLYGSLEVNNSLTKEKLNLTNPYSAEEGIKLMIKGENI, from the coding sequence ATGATTGACAATATTTTAATTACAGGTGCAAATGGTTATTTAGGAAGTAGTTTTATAAAGCAATACCAAAACAAATATACATTTGAAAAATTTTCCCTAGTAAATCAAAATTTAGAAGATATAAACTTTGATAATATAGATGTGGTTTTGCATTGTGCCGCACTTGTACATCAAAAAATAGAATATAATTATGATAAGTATTATGAAATTAATGTAGAGTATCCAACTAAACTAGCAAAATTAGCAAAACAAAATGGGATAAAACAATTTATCTTCATAAGTACTATTGCTGTATATGGTGAAGATGAAGAAAAGCTAGATGAAAATACAAATTGTAACCCAGTCACACCTTATGGAAAAAGTAAGCTTGAAGCAGAAAAAAAAATGCTAGAACTAAGTGATGATAGTTTTATAGTAAGTATCATAAGACCACCTATGGTTTATGGCAAAGATGCTCCAGGGAATATAGACAGTTTAGTAAAACTTGTAAAAAAGCTGTCTATCATACCACTTGGCAGCATAGAAAATAAAAGAAGTTTCGTATATATACAAAATCTTTGTCATTTGATTGATGTTGTAATAGAACAACAAAAATCAGGAATATTTTTGGCCAGTGATGATGAGCCTTTAAGCACTTCAAGGTTAATTGAACTTATAGCGAAAAACCTTAATAAAAAAGTATATCTTATAAAAATACCATTTTTTGAAAATTTCTTGAAAATAATTAAATCGTCATTTCACAAAAGACTTTATGGAAGTTTGGAAGTGAATAATAGTCTTACAAAAGAGAAGTTGAATTTGACTAATCCTTATAGTGCAGAAGAGGGGATAAAGCTGATGATAAAAGGAGAAAATATTTGA